A window of Sedimentibacter sp. MB31-C6 genomic DNA:
CAGAACTTTGGAATTGAAATTGAGATGACAGGCATAACAAGAAGAAGAGCTGCTGAAGTAGTTGCCGAATATCTCAATGAGATAGCTGAACATGAAGGTGGTGGTTATGACACTTATAGTGTAAGGGATAATGAAAATAGAAAGTGGAAGTTTGTAAGTGATGGTAGTATTAGCTGTCAGAAAAAAGTGGGAAATAGAAAGCAAATAGCCGACAGAGAATACAGTGTTGAACTTGTTAGTCCCATTTGTAAGTATGAAGATATCGAAAAGATACAGGAGATGGTGCGAAAACTTAGAGAGGCTGGAGCATTTAGTAATAAGTCCTGTGGAATCCATATTCACATTAATGCGGCACCTTTTGAAGCGTACCAATTAAGAAATCTTGTTAATATTGTAGCTGCAAAAGAAAATATGATATATAAGGCATTACAGGTGGATTCAGATAGGGAAAGACGTTATTGCAAAAAGATAGATACGGATTTTTTAGAGAAGTTAAATAAGCAGAAACCAAAAACAAAGAGTGGAATTCAAAAGTTATGGTACAAAGGTAGTGATGGCAGTCATCAGCATTATCATGATAGTAGATACCATTGCCTGAATCTTCATTCTGTCTTTCAAAAGGGAACGATCGAGTTTCGTGCCTTTAATGGTTCCCTTCATGCTGGGAAGATGAAAGCATATCTACAATTTTGTATGGCTATTACAGCTCAAGCCTACAACCAAAGGTCAGCAAGTCCAATAAAAACTGTATCAGAAAATGAAAAATATACCTTCAGAGTATGGCTTTTAAGGCTTGGTTTAATAGGAGATGAGTTTAAAACAGCAAGGAAACATCTCCTTGACCATCTAGAAGGTAATATTGCATGGAAGTCACCTGAACAAGCAGAAGCACAGAAGGAAAGGTTAAGAAAAAAGAGAGAAGTTGAGCTTTCAGATTTACAAGAAGAAACAATAGAAACACAAAATAACGATATGGCAATAGATGAGCAGGAGGAAGAATCTCCTGCTTTTACTATGTCTATGAATCGGTAGGAGGTCAGGATGAAAAATAAAAAATCAAATGAGTCAGTACCAGAAATATTATATATTGCCTATGGAAGTAATTTAAATCTATCACAGATGAAACAACGATGCCCTACTGCAAGAGTCATTGGAACATCGGAAATAAAAGATTATGAGCTTGTATTTCGTGGTTCAAGATATAGTTCAGTAGCAACTATTGAACCATGTGAAGAAAGTAGCGTTCCGGTTTTGCTATGGGAAATCCAATCAGAAGATGAGAAATCACTAGATAGGTATGAAGGCTACCCTAATTTTTATGGAAAGGAAAACATGGAGATTGTGTTAAATGGCAATACTGTTTCAGCAATGGTTTATGTGATGACACCTGGTCATGAATATGGAATACCATCAGAACGTTACAAAAGATCCATTGAAGATGGCTATATTGATGCAGGATTTGATACGGATATTTTACAAAATGCAGTAGATAAAACTTTATGTAGGATGGAAGAAGATATGAAAGATATAGGTGAGCAAGAAAGCTTATTTGGAATGAAATGGTGGTGATAATAAATGGCAGACCCTATAACCATAGGACTTATTGCAAAAGCAGCTATATCAGCATTATCAGATGAAAGGCTGAGAAAAGGTATAGGGTGGACTATTGCTGCAATCCTATCTCCATTTATTCTAATCATTGTTATTATCTGTGGATTGCTTTCAGGAACAGCAAATCATAACAACACCGCCATCCAATTGTCATTTCATGGAGGTGCTATATCAGGAAATATTCCAGAAGAATATCGAGGTCAGATAGAAGATATGCGTAATAGCTTTACAATGCTTGGTGAAAGAATAGAGGAAGTAAATGGTCAAATGGAAGATGGAGATAGTCTGGACTCCATAAGGGTTAAGGCTATTTTTTATTCTCTGTATTTCGCCTCTGATCAGCCATCTGATGTAGACCAAGATAAATATATTGACTGCTTTGTCATTTATGAGGAAAGAACAAGAATCATAATTGATGCAGACGGAAATGAAGTGGATGAAACATATCTAGTAGCGATACCAATTGATACTCTCCCAGAAATCTATACAAATATTGAAACAAATATGGGAAAGGCAACTACTTATGAAGATATGGCCAATGCCAATGAAATTTATTACCGAATCCAGTATGGAGTTCCAGCACCAAATGAAGGAGATGGTTTTGGGGAATGGGGAGATTGGACACATAGCATTAGTCCAGATGAATTAGAGAAATTGTATCATGCTTTGCCAGAGGGAGAGAATGGATCAGAGATAGTAAAGCTTGCTATGACAAGGCTTGGAGACCCCTATTCACAAGAAAGAAGAGGACAAGGGAATTATACAGATTGTAGTTATTTGACTATGTGGAGCTATAGACGTATTGGAATAGTAATACCAGCAACAGCAGCAGAGCAAGGAAGATTTTGCGTGAATAATAATCTTACTGTTTCAAAAGAAGATTTAGTTCCTGGAGATTTGGTATTTTGGAGTCACAAGCCAAACGGCAGATTTATGAATATTACACATGTAGGAGTCTATGCTGGAAATGGAAAAGTAATAGATGCCGCATACTCGAAAGGACAGGTGGTATACAGAGATTTATTTGATTCAAACAAACAGGTTCTATATGGCAGACCGCACATTTTAAAATAAAAGGAGGAGCTTATGCTAACTACAAAAGCAATATTTGAACGAAAGATTTCAGCATTTGATGCACAAGTATGTGTGATTAATGGAATTGAAGTAATGGATGAAAATGAATTTAAGGAATTTAGCAACAATCTATTAGATGACAGAACCTTTATTGTAGATAGAAAAGAAGAAATGTATATAGATTCTACAGGACAAATCCATGGACTGCTTGCACTAAATAAAGATAGTGGAGATGGGATTTTAATTGATAGTCAAGGATATGATTATCCAAGATATGTTGCATTTATGCCAAACATTAAGCCATATATTGATAATCAAATTTCTATCGTTGCAGAGCAAATAATTAAGGAGGCTGTAGAAAATACTTCAAATGGTAGTTGGGCTATTTATTTTGATGAGGTAGAAGAATCCTATGGTCTAGTTGTAAAAGAAAATAATGGTATTGGCACTTTACTCTTAGATGAACTAACAAGCAGAGATGAAATCGCAGAAATTGAAGTATTAGATAACTGCTTTGACATGACAATATATCTTGACTATTGTAGTAACTTAGACGAAGAAATAAAGCCAAGTCAAAACATGAATATGTAGGAGGATGAGAGAATGGATAATATAGAAAAGACAATTCGTATCTTAAAGATTGAGCCACAAAACTTACCTTATGAAAAAGAAATAGCTAATGACTTGGAGGGTATTCAAGGAGAGGTTGAGGGATTATTTGAATGTATTTATTTAGATGATAATTGTATTTTAGTATGTAATGAAGAAGGAAAATTAAATGGGATGGAACTAAATCGAAGGGTTGGTAATGACATCATTGCTGGTCCTTTTTTTATTGTAGGGGATAGCCAAGATGGAGAATTTGTATCCTTGAGCGATGAGCAAATAGAAAATTATATACAAGAATTTGGTAAGGTTCAAGAATTTACAGGAGAAGAACCAGAGGCACAACCAAGGATGCAGTTTATTGGATTTGATTTTTAAAATAAGATTATGAGTTTCAAGTAGTACGTAGTAATGAAAATAACTATAAAAGCAGCTTGTTTCAATGAGAACTGCAAAAGTAAAGGAGAATGCATATGACATTTAGTGAATATGTAGAAACAGTAAAAAGAGAAATTAAAGATTATTTGCCAAAAGAATATAAAGATGTAAATCCAGAAATTAATGTGGTCAGAAAAAATAATGGAGAGGAATTAACAGGACTTACTTTGCGTGGAGAAAGTAATATTTGCCCTAATATTTACCTGAATTCCTTTTATGACTTACATCAGGAGGGGATGAAGGTCAGTGAGACTATGAGTAAGATTGGTGAGATTTTTCAAAGAGAAATAAAAAGAACACCACAATTTAATTTAGAAGACTTCACCTACAACAATATGAAAGATAACCTATATTACACTGTTATTAATGCAGAGAAAAATGAAAAGTTGCTACAAGATATTCCACATCAAAGAAGAGAGGATTTAGCAATTGTGTATCGGGTGAATGTATGCATATCGGAAGAAGGTACAGGGAGTATTTTATTAAATAATGAACATTTAAAACTTTGGGGTGTCGATCACAGAGAAGTTCATGTCCAAACAGTAAGAAATATGCCAAGGATATTGCCGCCTAAATTTGAAAATATGAATGATATTATCGCAGAGCTTATGGGTGAGGATGTCGAGCTATTTGAGGAAATGGCAGGAGAAAATGTGATGTGGGTACTAAGTAATGATAAACGAATGCAAGGTGCAGCATATATGTTTGATGAGGAAGTAATGTCTTCGATTGCAGAAAAATTGGGTGGAGATTTTATTGTATTGCCCTCCTCTCTCCATGAAGTAATCATAATAAAAGAAGAAGATATTATGGTGGAAGAAAATATAGATTTAGAATTTATTCAAAGGATGGTTTCAGAAGTAAATGAGAGCCAAGTAGAACCTGATGAAGTATTATCTGATGCAATTTATCGCTATAGTTCTAAGGATAATAAGCTATCACTTATACAGGAATTTGAGCAGTCCCAAGGTATGGAGATGAAAATGTAGGTAGAAAAGGAGGATTTAGAAGATGAGTATATCAACGGAAAAAGCAACATTACAGGTGACTTTTCAAAAAGAAAAGTTAGAAGCATTAAGGTTTTATATGAACGAAAAGGAACTGACTGTAGAAGGAGAATTGCAAAAACATATTAGTAGTATCTACGAGAAATACGTTCCATCAGCTACTAGAAGATATCTAGAGAGAAATGATAATGAACAGGAAAACCAGACGGAAATAACGGCTCCTATTAGTGATGGTTCATCAGAAGTTACTCCAAGAGCCACCTCTAATCGTGGCAGAAGAAGGACTGAAAGGGTGCAAAGTGAACAGACAGAAGTTCCTACAGAAACAATAAATGCAGAAGAAATTGAAGAGTCACAAGGGCAGACAGAGAATGAAAATCAGGGAATGGTCATGAGTATGTAGTGGCTATTCCTTTTCTGTTTTTACAATGGAAACTATAAAAAGTTAATAAAATGAAGGAGGCATGTTTAAATGAAAAAAGATACTATTAGCGTAAGCCTTGAGGCTGAAAAATTAAGAGCAATCAAGAAATATATGGAGAAGAAAGAGATCGATGTACAAGATGAACTAGCAGAACAGCTACAAAAGCTTTATGAGAAATATGTGCCAGTCAATGTCAGGGAATATATTGATGAAAAGAATGAGGAAGAAAGTAGAGCTAAAACACCAAGAAAACCAGCTAAAAATACTGGTGTAGCTACTTCTACATCTACACCACAGGAATAAAACCATTTTTGAGGCGATATTTGCCCCTGTGTGGGATTGTATGGACGAGAGTGGCACAAGTTATCCTTAAGGAAAGATAAAACGATTTGTGGGCGAATTTGAAGAGATTTATGAATAGAGCAGATTAAGCCTTATGATACTTGGATTTTGGGGAATATGAGCCTGAAAGTTAAGTGAACCCCCCTATTGATTTTGGTGCAGGATAAAGATAGGTGGTCGCAAGCGACCTCCTATCGCTCACATCGCCCGGCAGTGCCGTGCGCTTGAAAGAATTAAGGAAGGTGGTCAAGAAATAGGGTTTGTGTCTATCAAGGTGGTCAGCATTTAGAATAAAACCCATAAAATAAGCACTTGTCAGTGTCATATAGAGGTGGTCAAGTTAAAAGAAGAGAAATTTGAGGTGAAGTTAAAGTGGCAGAAATAAAGAGTACATCAAAGAAACGGACAGCAGTATGGCTATATCCTGAAACAATAGAAAAGATGGACAGTTTATTGGAAATGGATAATTGTAAAAGTCGAAGTGAATTTATAGATAAAGCCTTAAGTTTTTATATGGGATACCTTGTAAGTGAAGATACCACAGGATATCTGTCTAAGTTACTTATCTCAGCTATACAAGGGATATTAAAAGAAACAGAAAACAGAAATTCCAATAATTTATTTCGTCTATCAGTTGAGATGAATATGATGATGCATATACTTGCAGCTGGTTTAGAAATTAGTGATGAAGAACTTCGTAGTCTTCGAGGAAGGTGTGTTCAGCAGGTGAAAAAAACAAGAGGTAAAGTATCCATGGAGGAGGCGATAAAGTTCCAACAAGGAATTGGAGAGTGATAATTTATGCCAAGGCTTATTTTAAAGTGCCCATATCTAAAAGGTGGAAGTAAAAGAGCATCAGCTCATATTACAAACTTAGTAAATTATATCGCTAATCGTGATGGAGTAGAAAAGATAAGAGTAGAAAACAAAGATATCTCTCCAACATTAAAACAAGAGGAATTAGTTTCTCAAATAATTAAGGAGTTCCCAAATACTAAAAATCTATTTGAGTATGAAGATTATATAGAGAATCCTACAATAGAAAATGCTTCTGAATTTATTGGGATAGCAATAGAACAAAATGTTGATAAGATTGGTAAACGGAAGAATTATGTGGATTATATTGCAAATAGACCAAGGGTAGAGAAAATGGGCAAGCATGGTTTATTTACAGGAGGAAATGATAGTCTTGTACTTAATAGAACTGCTAATGAAGTTGCAAATCATAAAGGCAACATATGGACACCAATTATTTCTCTAAGACGAGAGGATGCTACTAGGCTAGGATATGATAATGCTGAAAGATGGCACAATATGCTTTCTTACTACGCTATAGATATAGCTGAATTTTTAAAGATAAAGCTTGAAAACTTTCAGTGGTATGCAGCATTTCATAATGAGGGGCATCATCCTCATGTTCATATGATTTGTTACTCTACAGATCCTAAAGAGGGATACCTTACTAAAAAAGGTATCGAGAAAATGAAATCAGGATTTGTAAAAAATATCTTTGGTCAGGAACTAGAGGGAATTTATATAGAGCAAAGTAAAAGACGAGATGAGTTGAAACAAGAATCAAGGAAAGTATTAATCAAACTAATTACTGAGATGAAAAATGGCACAATGCAGAATAGCAATATTGAAGAAAAGTTAATAAATCTTTCCGATCGTCTGAAATTTACTAATGGAAAAAAACAATATGGTTATTTACAGCCAAAGCTTAAAGCAATGGTAGATGAGATTGTAGATGAGCTTGCAAAGGATGAAAAGATTAGTAAGGCATATGCTCTTTGGTATGAAATGCGTAATGAAGTGCTTTATAATTACATGGGTAATTTGCCTGTACCTCTTCCTTTATCACAGCAAAAAGAATTCAAGTCAATTAAAAATATGATTATTAAAGAGGCGGATAATTTCAATAAAGGAACTATTACGTTTGAAGAAGTAACTGATGATGATATTGATATTACTGATGAAATCATAGATAAAGCAATAGATGATGTATTTATAAATGATACTGGATTTATTGAAATAGAAGGTTATACTCTAGATTTAGTTAGTGAAATAGAAGTTAATGATGATACCACTGAAGATGTTTACTTAAAATGGAGTGATGAATATAAAGAGGCTCGTGAATTTTTATTTGGCACAGATGATATAGTACAAGATTTAGAAAGAGCTTTTGAGATGTTTGTATTAGAAGCAAAAAATGGGAATGCTCTTGCCATGTTTGATATTGGAAGAATGTTTGCAGACGGACTTGGTCGAGAGATTGATGTATCAAAAGCTTATGAGTGGTATCAAAAGGCTCTTGCAGCTTTTTATAAGGTTGAAGATAAAAAGCCATGGAAATATACAGAATATCGTATAGGTAAAATGCAGTTACAAGGTCTTGGTACAGAAGAAAGCTATGAAGAGGCTTTCTATTGGTTCACTTTATCAGCAGAACAAAAATATAAATTTGCCGAGTATTCCTTAGGTGGACTTTATTATAGGGGTCAAGGCGTAGAACAAAGCTATATAAAAGCTTTTAATTTGTATTTAAGATCTGCAAAACAGGGTTTCCCATATGCTGATTTTGAAGTTGCAAAAATGTATAATGATGGAGTTGGAACCTATAAGAATGAAAAAGAATCAAATAAATATTTTCATTCTGCATTCATCGGTTTTGAAAAGTTAGAAAAGCAAAGCAATGATGATAAAATACAATATAGACTTGGCTGGATGCTTCAAAATGGGATTGGTACTGAAAAGGATATAGAGAGAGCAAAAAAGTACTATGAAAAGTCTGCAAAGCTAGGAAATTTCTTTGCTTGTTACTCACTTGCAAAATTAATCCTTGCAAAAGAAAATCCAACTATAACAGAAATAAAGAAAGCAGTTGAATATTTAGAACAGGCATCGACAAGTGGTAATCAATTTGCACAGTATTCTCTTGGCAAGCTTTATCTTAACGGAAAATATGTGGAGAAGGATATTTATAAAGTTGTAGGACTGTTTGAACTATCATCAGAGCAGGGGAATGAGTATGCAGCATATCAGCTTGGCAACTTATACCTTAAGGGGGAGGATATACATAAAGACATTCCGACAGCAATAAAATGGTTACTTATATCTGCAGAAAAAGGAAATCAATATGCACAGTATTTATTGGGGAAATTATATTTGATGGGTGAAGGTGTGCCAAAGGATAAAGATGCAGCAA
This region includes:
- a CDS encoding amidoligase family protein: MDLRDQNFGIEIEMTGITRRRAAEVVAEYLNEIAEHEGGGYDTYSVRDNENRKWKFVSDGSISCQKKVGNRKQIADREYSVELVSPICKYEDIEKIQEMVRKLREAGAFSNKSCGIHIHINAAPFEAYQLRNLVNIVAAKENMIYKALQVDSDRERRYCKKIDTDFLEKLNKQKPKTKSGIQKLWYKGSDGSHQHYHDSRYHCLNLHSVFQKGTIEFRAFNGSLHAGKMKAYLQFCMAITAQAYNQRSASPIKTVSENEKYTFRVWLLRLGLIGDEFKTARKHLLDHLEGNIAWKSPEQAEAQKERLRKKREVELSDLQEETIETQNNDMAIDEQEEESPAFTMSMNR
- a CDS encoding gamma-glutamylcyclotransferase family protein, with product MKNKKSNESVPEILYIAYGSNLNLSQMKQRCPTARVIGTSEIKDYELVFRGSRYSSVATIEPCEESSVPVLLWEIQSEDEKSLDRYEGYPNFYGKENMEIVLNGNTVSAMVYVMTPGHEYGIPSERYKRSIEDGYIDAGFDTDILQNAVDKTLCRMEEDMKDIGEQESLFGMKWW
- a CDS encoding C40 family peptidase, translated to MADPITIGLIAKAAISALSDERLRKGIGWTIAAILSPFILIIVIICGLLSGTANHNNTAIQLSFHGGAISGNIPEEYRGQIEDMRNSFTMLGERIEEVNGQMEDGDSLDSIRVKAIFYSLYFASDQPSDVDQDKYIDCFVIYEERTRIIIDADGNEVDETYLVAIPIDTLPEIYTNIETNMGKATTYEDMANANEIYYRIQYGVPAPNEGDGFGEWGDWTHSISPDELEKLYHALPEGENGSEIVKLAMTRLGDPYSQERRGQGNYTDCSYLTMWSYRRIGIVIPATAAEQGRFCVNNNLTVSKEDLVPGDLVFWSHKPNGRFMNITHVGVYAGNGKVIDAAYSKGQVVYRDLFDSNKQVLYGRPHILK
- a CDS encoding DUF6329 domain-containing protein gives rise to the protein MLTTKAIFERKISAFDAQVCVINGIEVMDENEFKEFSNNLLDDRTFIVDRKEEMYIDSTGQIHGLLALNKDSGDGILIDSQGYDYPRYVAFMPNIKPYIDNQISIVAEQIIKEAVENTSNGSWAIYFDEVEESYGLVVKENNGIGTLLLDELTSRDEIAEIEVLDNCFDMTIYLDYCSNLDEEIKPSQNMNM
- a CDS encoding DUF3846 domain-containing protein; its protein translation is MDNIEKTIRILKIEPQNLPYEKEIANDLEGIQGEVEGLFECIYLDDNCILVCNEEGKLNGMELNRRVGNDIIAGPFFIVGDSQDGEFVSLSDEQIENYIQEFGKVQEFTGEEPEAQPRMQFIGFDF
- a CDS encoding DUF5688 family protein; this translates as MTFSEYVETVKREIKDYLPKEYKDVNPEINVVRKNNGEELTGLTLRGESNICPNIYLNSFYDLHQEGMKVSETMSKIGEIFQREIKRTPQFNLEDFTYNNMKDNLYYTVINAEKNEKLLQDIPHQRREDLAIVYRVNVCISEEGTGSILLNNEHLKLWGVDHREVHVQTVRNMPRILPPKFENMNDIIAELMGEDVELFEEMAGENVMWVLSNDKRMQGAAYMFDEEVMSSIAEKLGGDFIVLPSSLHEVIIIKEEDIMVEENIDLEFIQRMVSEVNESQVEPDEVLSDAIYRYSSKDNKLSLIQEFEQSQGMEMKM
- a CDS encoding DUF6103 family protein, with the translated sequence MSISTEKATLQVTFQKEKLEALRFYMNEKELTVEGELQKHISSIYEKYVPSATRRYLERNDNEQENQTEITAPISDGSSEVTPRATSNRGRRRTERVQSEQTEVPTETINAEEIEESQGQTENENQGMVMSM
- a CDS encoding DUF6103 family protein codes for the protein MKKDTISVSLEAEKLRAIKKYMEKKEIDVQDELAEQLQKLYEKYVPVNVREYIDEKNEEESRAKTPRKPAKNTGVATSTSTPQE
- the mobP3 gene encoding MobP3 family relaxase, whose protein sequence is MPRLILKCPYLKGGSKRASAHITNLVNYIANRDGVEKIRVENKDISPTLKQEELVSQIIKEFPNTKNLFEYEDYIENPTIENASEFIGIAIEQNVDKIGKRKNYVDYIANRPRVEKMGKHGLFTGGNDSLVLNRTANEVANHKGNIWTPIISLRREDATRLGYDNAERWHNMLSYYAIDIAEFLKIKLENFQWYAAFHNEGHHPHVHMICYSTDPKEGYLTKKGIEKMKSGFVKNIFGQELEGIYIEQSKRRDELKQESRKVLIKLITEMKNGTMQNSNIEEKLINLSDRLKFTNGKKQYGYLQPKLKAMVDEIVDELAKDEKISKAYALWYEMRNEVLYNYMGNLPVPLPLSQQKEFKSIKNMIIKEADNFNKGTITFEEVTDDDIDITDEIIDKAIDDVFINDTGFIEIEGYTLDLVSEIEVNDDTTEDVYLKWSDEYKEAREFLFGTDDIVQDLERAFEMFVLEAKNGNALAMFDIGRMFADGLGREIDVSKAYEWYQKALAAFYKVEDKKPWKYTEYRIGKMQLQGLGTEESYEEAFYWFTLSAEQKYKFAEYSLGGLYYRGQGVEQSYIKAFNLYLRSAKQGFPYADFEVAKMYNDGVGTYKNEKESNKYFHSAFIGFEKLEKQSNDDKIQYRLGWMLQNGIGTEKDIERAKKYYEKSAKLGNFFACYSLAKLILAKENPTITEIKKAVEYLEQASTSGNQFAQYSLGKLYLNGKYVEKDIYKVVGLFELSSEQGNEYAAYQLGNLYLKGEDIHKDIPTAIKWLLISAEKGNQYAQYLLGKLYLMGEGVPKDKDAAIKWFTLSAEQGNEYAKFFLENMDKFKEVSVCLTVTRMFHHMSKTFEDSIPLKSSGVGLKIDSKLMRKLREKKAAQGHKRDEHEQDMKL